The Neisseria subflava DNA window TGACCACACCCAAAAAACCGCCGTGAAACGACATGCCGCCTTCCCACACTTTGAAAATATCCAACGGGTTGGCAAGATAATCGGAAAATTTATAAAACAAAACGTAGCCGATACGGCCGCCCAAGATGACGCCCAAGATACCCCAAGTCAGGAAATCGTCGAGTGTTTCTTTAGTAAACACAGAATTGCCCTGCGCGATACGACGGCGGCCCAAAATCGTAAACAGGATAAAGCCGACGATATAGCTCAAGGCATACCAGCGGATGGCAAGCGGGCCGATGCTGATCAGCACCGGATCAAACTGGGGATGTATCATCATAATGTGTATTCCTTATCTCAAAGGCCGTCTGAAAGCCTGAACTTTCAGACGGCCTGTATGCAGTGTCGGACGGTTTAACGCAAATCGCCAACCACATTCAAAATAGCAGACAACATGGCCTCGCCCAAGCGCAGCGAGCGTTGGCCGTTCCAGCCGAAATCGTCGTCCGGCAGGTTGGCATTGTCTTTAAACGGCATTTCCAAAGTATAAGCAAGGCAGTTGAAATGATTGCCGACCCAGTTGGTCGCCAAAGTCATGTTTGCCTGACCCGGCGCATCTTTGTCATAGCCGTAATCGTCTTGGAAATCGGGGCTGGCATTGAGCAGCGCAAGTTTGAATTGTTCTTCCAAGGCTTCAATGCGCTCGTTGTAGTTCGGCACGCCTTCGGTACCGGCCACAAAGACAAACGGCAGACCTTCATCGCCGTGAATATCCAAGAACAAATCCACGCCGGTTTCCATCATTTTTTCGCGGACGGTAAAAACTTCGGGGCTTCGCTCCAAAGTCGGGTTTTCCCATTCGCGGTTGAGATTGGCGCCGGCGGCATTGGTGCGCAGGTTGCCCAATACCGAGCCGTCCGGATTCATATTCGGCACAATGTAGAAAGTCGCACGGTCAAGCAGCATGCGCGCGGTCGGATCTTGCGGATCAAGCAGACGACCCAGCAAACCTTCGACAAACCATTCCGCCATGGTTTCGCCCGGATGTTGACGGGCGATAATCCAGACTTTCATGTCGCTTTCGACTTGGTTGCCGATGGTCAACAGATTAATATCGCGGCCTTGAACAGTGCTGCCCAAGTCGTCGATACGGCACAAGCCGCTACCCTGCGCATCGCCCAAAAGGTTCAAATGCTGCTCGTTGGAATAAGGCTCGAAATAAGCGTAGTAAACGCTGTTGGACAAAGGCGTATGGTTGATGGTCAACACGCCGTTTTCATAGCTGGTCGGCACGCGGAACCAATTTTGGCGGTCGTAAGAAGCGCAAGCCTGATAGTCCTCCCAGCCCAAAGGATACGCAGCGTCCGCCGCATTTTCAAAATGCATCACGCAGTTTTGATAGGCCGCACCCTGCAAACGGAAGTAAAACCATTGGGCAAACTCCGAAGCATTGTCGGGACGCAGGGCGAGACGGATATCGGCAGGGTTGCTCAAGTCTTTGACAACGACCGAACCGGCATCGAATTGGGTGCTGATTTTCATCATGGGTATCCTTAGTAATCGGCAAAGAGGCCGAAGCAAACCGTCATTTTACCGTTTGCATGAGGCTGGTTTCAACCATTTAACTGATTTAACAGGATTTCAAGCGCTTGGAAATATTGTTTCAGACGGCCTTTGGGATTAAGATAAAGGCCGAAATCATGAAACAAGGTTGAAACCATGACTCAGCAACAATCTGTCTCCTCTGCGATCAAAGCGCGCGTCCTTGCCGAATCTTTACCTTATATCCGCCGTTTTTCCGGCTCCATCATCGTCATCAAATACGGCGGCAACGCCATGACCGAGTCGGCCTTAAAAGAGGGCTTCGCACGCGATGTCGTCCTGCTCAAACTGATCGGCCTGCATCCCGTCATCGTTCACGGCGGTGGCCCGCAAATCAATGAAATGCTGGAAAAAGTCGGCAAAAAAGGAGAATTTGTTCAAGGCATGCGCGTCACCGACAGCGAAACCATGGACATCGTAGAAATGGTTTTGGGCGGACACGTCAATAAAGAAATCGTTTCCATGATTACCTCCTTCGGCGGTCGCGCCGTCGGCATTACCGGCCGGGACAACCACTTCATCAAAGCGGAAAAACTCCTGATCGACACGCCCGAGCAAAAAGGCGTGGACATCGGCCAAGTCGGCACAGTGGCCGACATCGATACCCGTTTGGTGGAAGGCTTGGTCGAGCGCGGCTGCATTCCGGTCATCGCACCCATCGGCGTAGGCCAAAACGGCGAAGCGTTCAACATCAATGCCGACTTGGTTGCCGGCAAACTGGCGGAAAAACTTCAAGCCGAAAAACTGCTGATGATGACCAATATCCCCGGCGTACTGGATAAAGAAGGCAAATTATTGACCACTCTGACACCAAGCCGCATTGACGAACTGATTGAAGACGGCACGCTGTACGGCGGCATGCTGCCTAAAATTGCCTCCGCCGTCGAAGCCGCCAAAAGCGGCGTCAAAGCCACGCACATCATAGACGGCCGCGTTCCCAACGCCCTGCTCTTGGAGGTGCTGACCGATGACGGTGTAGGTTCGATGATTTTAGGCAAGGGCTAATCTGGTTTTCAGACGGCCTTATGCCTGATTTAATCAGCTTTTCACCCTAAAAAGGGGAAAAAATGTTACACTATACGACTTACTGTTTGTTTAAACGATATTGACGTGAAACAAACTTACAGTCGGTTTCATACCGACACCGATGCCATGCCCGGCAAAGACGGTATAATGTCTGCATTCATCAGACTTCGGCAATCATCCTCAAGGCCGTCTGAAGCATAACAAAGCTACTTTTCTTTTACCATCCTATTTTGGAGATATTCATGAGCGCAATCGTTGATATTTTTGCACGCGAAATCTTAGACTCTCGCGGCAACCCTACTGTAGAGTGTGACGTATTGTTGGAATCCGGCGTTATGGGCCGTGCAGCCGTACCAAGCGGCGCATCAACCGGTCAAAAAGAAGCTTTGGAACTGCGTGACGGCGACAAATCCCGTTACTTGGGCAAAGGCGTATTGAAAGCCGTTGACCACGTTAACAACCAAATCGCGCAAGCCCTCATCGGCATCGATGCCAGCGAGCAATCTTATATCGACCAAATCATGATCGAATTGGACGGTACTGAAAACAAAGGCAACTTGGGCGCCAACGCCACTTTGGCCGTTTCTATGGCCGTAGCACGCGCGGCCGCTGAAGATGCAGGCCTGCCGCTGTACCGTTACTTGGGTGGCGCAGGCCCAATGGCTCTGCCGGTTCCAATGATGAACGTTATCAACGGCGGCGAACACGCCAACAACAGCCTGAACATCCAAGAATTCATGATCATGCCTGTCGGCGCAAAATCTTTCCGCGAAGCCCTGCGTTGCGGTGCCGAAATTTTCCACGCGCTGAAAAAACTGTGCGATAGCAAAGGCTTCCCAACTACCGTCGGCGACGAAGGTGGTTTCGCACCCAACCTGAACAGTCACAAAGAAGCCCTACAATTGATGGTGGAAGCCACCGAAGCCGCCGGCTACAAAGCAGGCGAAGACGTATTGTTCGCCCTGGACTGCGCATCCAGCGAATTCTACAAAGACGGCCAATACCACCTGGAAGCCGAAGGCCGCTCCTACACCAGCGCAGAATTTGCCGAATACCTGGAAGGCCTGGTTAACGAATTCCCAATCATTTCCATCGAAGACGGCATGGACGAAAACGACTGGGAAGGCTGGAAACTGCTGACCGAAAAATTGGGCAAAAAAGTTCAATTGGTCGGCGACGACTTGTTCGTAACCAATCCAAAAATCTTGGCCGAAGGCATCGAAAAAGGCGTGGCAAACGCATTGCTGGTCAAAGTCAACCAAATCGGTACATTGAGCGAAACCCTGCAAGCCGTCGACTTGGCCAAACGCAACCGCTACGCCAGCGTAATGAGCCACCGTTCTGGCGAAACTGAAGACAGCACCATTGCCGACTTGGCAGTTGCCACCAACTGTATGCAAATCAAAACCGGCTCCCTGTCCCGCTCCGACCGCATGGCGAAATACAACCAATTGCTGCGCATTGAAGAAGAATTGGCCGAAGCCGCCTACTACCCCGGCAAAGCCGCATTCTACCAACTGGGCAAATAAGCAAAATATAGGATATTGATTGTATGAAGTGGGTGACTTTTGTTTTAACCTTCGCACTGTTGTGCTGTCAGTACAGCCTTTGGTTTGGCAAAGGCAGCGTCGGGCATACGGAAGAATTGCAGGAGCAGCTCGTCCGTCAGGAGGAAAAAAACCAAACGCTCACTTTACGCAACAATTTCCTCAATGCGGAAGTTGAAGACTTGGCACACGGACAAGAGGCCATCGCCGAAATTGCCCGCGTCGAATTGGGTTATGTCCAAGACGGCGAAGTATATTACCGAATCATCGACCGCCGCTAAACCCTGTCAAAAAAGGCCGTCTGAAAACACACTTTTCAGACGGCCTTTTTTATCGCAATCGCTATATAATCACATATCCCAAAATCAAATTATACCCATCATGTATGACGTAAACACCCACGATGTCCGCCGATTTTTTGCCCACGTCTGGCAACACAGGCTCGCACCGCTCCAATTGGACGGCCTGCAACAAAAAGCCTTACGCATTATCGAAGCCCATCCCGAATACGGACACTATCTCGAAGACATCGAGCAATATTTAGATAAAGAATGGCTGCCCGAAGACGGCGAAAGCAACCCATTCCTGCATATGTCGCTACACCTTTCCCTCCAAGAGCAAAGCGCCATCGACCAACCGCCGGGCATCCGTGCCATCCACCAACAACTTTGCGCCCGTTACAACGGCGACTGGGTCAAAGCCGAACACGACATGATGGAAGCCTTGGCAGAAACCATCTGGGAAGCACAACGCTACGGACGGGGCCTTGACGTCAACGCCTACATGACCCGCTTGCGGAAATTGGTCGGCTTAGGCCAAGAAGAAAACGCCCGCCTCAATCCCCATGAAGTCGGCCTAATGGATACAAAGTAACTTCTTTTCAGACGGCCTCATCCCATACAAATCCTTACACTCACCAAAGCCAACGTTTCCATCTTTCATGCTAAATTACTTTTTTGAAATCCCCTTATAAGGAAACCAAAATGCTCCGCCCAACCCTTACCGCCCTACTGCTAGCCGCCTCCTTGCCTGTAGCAGCCGAAAGTCTCAACTACAACATCGTTGAATTTTCCGAATCCGCCAACATGGAGGTACCGCGGGACACCATGACCGCGTATTTCAGCGTCAATGCAGAAGGCAAAGACCGTCAAACCGTCAACCAAGCCTTCATGAAGAAATTCAACCAGTTCAACAAAATCTCCCAAAACAGCAAATTTAAAGCCGAACTGATGGAACGCAACGCCTCCCCACGCTATCAATACACCAATGGCAAACGTACCCAAACCGGCTGGGAAGAACACGCCTACTTCAAAGTAGAAAGCAAAGACTTTGAAGCACTCAACCGCCTGATTGCCGACAGCATCAATATCGCCGTTTTGGAAAGTTCCTCATTTTCCGTATCCAAAGAAAAACGCGAAGAAACCGTCGACCAACTGAGTAAAGCCGTCATCCTGCGCTTCAAAGACCGCGCCCAAAACCTCGCCCAAACACTCGGCTTCTCCAGCTACAAAATCGTCAAACTCAACTTGGGTCATATCGGCAACCGCCAAGTCGGCGGCGACTTTGCACACGCCAAAATGCTGCGTGCAATCCCCGCCGCAGAAGTGGCTGCAGGAATAGAAGATGGCGTACCGGCTTCTCCGGGTTCGGAAGAAATCAGCCTGACCGTCAACGGCTCGGTACAAATGTAGGATTTTCTTTTAAATCATTTTAAAGGCCGTCTGAAGTCTATTTTTCAGACGGCCTTTTATTATCTCGTCATTAGAACGGAATATCGTCGTCGATATCTTCAACCGGAGCGGTCGGTTGTGCCGGTGCAGGACGACGGGCCGGGGCGGCCGGGGGTTCTTGCGCCGGGGCAGATTGGTATTGCTGTTGTGGCGCTTGTTGGTAGCTGCTTTGGCTTGAATGACCGCCTTGGTTATAGCCGTCATCGTATGGTGCGCCGCCGCTGTTGTCGTTGCGGCTGCCGAGCATTTTCATCTCATTGGCGATGATGTCGTAAGCGGTGCGTTCGATGCCGTCTTTGCCTTGGTATTTACGGCTTTGGATACGGCCTTCCAGGTACACTTGGCTGCCTTTACGCAGGTATTGGCCGGCGATTTCGGCGAGTTTGCGGTACATGGTGATGTTGTGCCATTCGGTACGTTCTACGCGTTGGCCGTTGCGGTCGTTCCAAGTTTCGCTGGTGGCAACGCTGAAATTACAGACGGCCTCGCCGTTGGGCATATAGCGGACTTCCGGGTCGCGGCCGAGACGGCCGATGAGGATAACTTTATTCAATGACATTTTACACTCCTGTGATGATTTTTTCGGCGGCCTCTTGGTCGAATCCTTTTTGCAAGGCCTTGATATAAATGGTTTGTTTGTCTGCGCTGAAGCTGATGCTTTCGACGCCTTCAATTTCGGTCAGTTTTTGGTAGAGCAAATCCGGATTTTGTTGCCATTCGGCGTTAAGCGGATAGCTGAGGTTTTTGACGGGTTTCGGTGCCGGTAAGATGAGTGCCAATACCAGCCACAGCAGCATCAATACGCTACAAAAGGTAAAAACGCCTGAAAACCCATATTTTTGGAACAATAAGCCACCGGTCGCGCCACCGACAAACAAGCCGACCGACTGTAATGTGTTATACACGCCCATCGCCGTTCCTTTCAAATCGGACGGGGCGATTTTCGATACCATAGACGGCAGGCTGGCTTCCAATACATTGAAACCAATAAAATAAACAATCAAATAAGCGGTAATCAACCATATCGAGTGCATGCCAAACAGCAAGCCGATTTGTGCCGCCGCGATGCAGACGATACCGAGAATAAACACTTGCTTAAGCTTGTTGCGTGTTTCGCCGACGATAATCAGCGGCACCATAATAATCAGGCCGGTAATGGTTGACGGCAGATAGACTTGCCAGTGATGGATTTTTTCCAAACCCAACTGCGTCATGGCAAACGGCAATGCGGTAAATAATGCCATTTGCGCCGCATGCAAGGCAAAAATGCCGAAATCGAGATTGAGCAGCTGGCGGTTTTTCAATACTTCGCCCATACGTGAAGGCTGCGCCTGTGTATCTTCGTGCAATTTTGACTCTTCCGGCTCTGGCGTCATCCACGCAACCACGCCGATACTGATTACCGTCAGGATACCGGTCAGCGCGAACAGGCCGGATACGCCGATAAAGCTGGCAATCATCGGGGCAAGCACCAGGCTGACGGAGAAGGTC harbors:
- a CDS encoding M14 family metallopeptidase — translated: MMKISTQFDAGSVVVKDLSNPADIRLALRPDNASEFAQWFYFRLQGAAYQNCVMHFENAADAAYPLGWEDYQACASYDRQNWFRVPTSYENGVLTINHTPLSNSVYYAYFEPYSNEQHLNLLGDAQGSGLCRIDDLGSTVQGRDINLLTIGNQVESDMKVWIIARQHPGETMAEWFVEGLLGRLLDPQDPTARMLLDRATFYIVPNMNPDGSVLGNLRTNAAGANLNREWENPTLERSPEVFTVREKMMETGVDLFLDIHGDEGLPFVFVAGTEGVPNYNERIEALEEQFKLALLNASPDFQDDYGYDKDAPGQANMTLATNWVGNHFNCLAYTLEMPFKDNANLPDDDFGWNGQRSLRLGEAMLSAILNVVGDLR
- the argB gene encoding acetylglutamate kinase — encoded protein: MTQQQSVSSAIKARVLAESLPYIRRFSGSIIVIKYGGNAMTESALKEGFARDVVLLKLIGLHPVIVHGGGPQINEMLEKVGKKGEFVQGMRVTDSETMDIVEMVLGGHVNKEIVSMITSFGGRAVGITGRDNHFIKAEKLLIDTPEQKGVDIGQVGTVADIDTRLVEGLVERGCIPVIAPIGVGQNGEAFNINADLVAGKLAEKLQAEKLLMMTNIPGVLDKEGKLLTTLTPSRIDELIEDGTLYGGMLPKIASAVEAAKSGVKATHIIDGRVPNALLLEVLTDDGVGSMILGKG
- the eno gene encoding phosphopyruvate hydratase: MSAIVDIFAREILDSRGNPTVECDVLLESGVMGRAAVPSGASTGQKEALELRDGDKSRYLGKGVLKAVDHVNNQIAQALIGIDASEQSYIDQIMIELDGTENKGNLGANATLAVSMAVARAAAEDAGLPLYRYLGGAGPMALPVPMMNVINGGEHANNSLNIQEFMIMPVGAKSFREALRCGAEIFHALKKLCDSKGFPTTVGDEGGFAPNLNSHKEALQLMVEATEAAGYKAGEDVLFALDCASSEFYKDGQYHLEAEGRSYTSAEFAEYLEGLVNEFPIISIEDGMDENDWEGWKLLTEKLGKKVQLVGDDLFVTNPKILAEGIEKGVANALLVKVNQIGTLSETLQAVDLAKRNRYASVMSHRSGETEDSTIADLAVATNCMQIKTGSLSRSDRMAKYNQLLRIEEELAEAAYYPGKAAFYQLGK
- the ftsB gene encoding cell division protein FtsB — translated: MKWVTFVLTFALLCCQYSLWFGKGSVGHTEELQEQLVRQEEKNQTLTLRNNFLNAEVEDLAHGQEAIAEIARVELGYVQDGEVYYRIIDRR
- a CDS encoding DUF1841 family protein translates to MYDVNTHDVRRFFAHVWQHRLAPLQLDGLQQKALRIIEAHPEYGHYLEDIEQYLDKEWLPEDGESNPFLHMSLHLSLQEQSAIDQPPGIRAIHQQLCARYNGDWVKAEHDMMEALAETIWEAQRYGRGLDVNAYMTRLRKLVGLGQEENARLNPHEVGLMDTK
- a CDS encoding SIMPL domain-containing protein (The SIMPL domain is named for its presence in mouse protein SIMPL (signalling molecule that associates with mouse pelle-like kinase). Bacterial member BP26, from Brucella, was shown to assemble into a channel-like structure, while YggE from E. coli has been associated with resistance to oxidative stress.), whose amino-acid sequence is MLRPTLTALLLAASLPVAAESLNYNIVEFSESANMEVPRDTMTAYFSVNAEGKDRQTVNQAFMKKFNQFNKISQNSKFKAELMERNASPRYQYTNGKRTQTGWEEHAYFKVESKDFEALNRLIADSINIAVLESSSFSVSKEKREETVDQLSKAVILRFKDRAQNLAQTLGFSSYKIVKLNLGHIGNRQVGGDFAHAKMLRAIPAAEVAAGIEDGVPASPGSEEISLTVNGSVQM
- a CDS encoding single-stranded DNA-binding protein, producing MSLNKVILIGRLGRDPEVRYMPNGEAVCNFSVATSETWNDRNGQRVERTEWHNITMYRKLAEIAGQYLRKGSQVYLEGRIQSRKYQGKDGIERTAYDIIANEMKMLGSRNDNSGGAPYDDGYNQGGHSSQSSYQQAPQQQYQSAPAQEPPAAPARRPAPAQPTAPVEDIDDDIPF
- a CDS encoding MFS transporter, encoding MARDNRIQMFPHEWRASTTLSGVYALRMLGMFLVLPVLAMYAASLPGAEDNKALVGMAMGIYGLTQALLQLPLGIASDKFGRKKVIYIGLIVFAAGSFLAAVADSLQMLVAARAIQGAGAVSAAVTALLADLTRSEVRTRAMAMIGLSIGLTFSVSLVLAPMIASFIGVSGLFALTGILTVISIGVVAWMTPEPEESKLHEDTQAQPSRMGEVLKNRQLLNLDFGIFALHAAQMALFTALPFAMTQLGLEKIHHWQVYLPSTITGLIIMVPLIIVGETRNKLKQVFILGIVCIAAAQIGLLFGMHSIWLITAYLIVYFIGFNVLEASLPSMVSKIAPSDLKGTAMGVYNTLQSVGLFVGGATGGLLFQKYGFSGVFTFCSVLMLLWLVLALILPAPKPVKNLSYPLNAEWQQNPDLLYQKLTEIEGVESISFSADKQTIYIKALQKGFDQEAAEKIITGV